From Aneurinibacillus sp. REN35, a single genomic window includes:
- a CDS encoding TerC family protein — translation MEFLSPQFFSMLFSIIIIDLVLAGDNAIVIGLASRNLPKEQQKKAIIWGTVGAIAIRAIATVFVVWLLNIPGLHLIGGAILVWIAYKLLIGEEDEGNIKSSSSLFGAIRTIIIADVMMGLDNVLAVAGAAQGHTGMVVLGLLISIPLVVWGSQVIIKLLDRFPWLIFVGGGVLAYTAAKMMVAEKFIVPFFAENPVVKWIVIAVVVAGVLISGKIKKDKQSTTTASA, via the coding sequence GTGGAGTTTTTATCCCCACAATTTTTTTCAATGCTTTTTTCCATTATCATTATTGACCTGGTGCTTGCCGGTGACAATGCCATTGTAATCGGGCTTGCTTCCCGGAACTTGCCGAAAGAACAGCAGAAGAAGGCAATTATTTGGGGGACGGTCGGTGCGATCGCTATTCGTGCAATTGCTACCGTTTTTGTGGTTTGGCTGTTGAATATTCCTGGACTTCACCTTATTGGTGGAGCAATTCTCGTCTGGATCGCCTATAAGCTTTTGATCGGGGAAGAGGACGAAGGCAATATTAAAAGCAGCAGCTCACTATTTGGTGCCATTCGAACAATCATTATCGCGGATGTGATGATGGGACTTGATAATGTGCTTGCCGTAGCCGGTGCCGCACAAGGCCATACAGGTATGGTTGTGTTGGGTCTTTTGATCAGCATTCCGCTTGTAGTATGGGGAAGCCAGGTAATTATTAAATTACTCGATCGTTTCCCATGGCTGATCTTCGTTGGTGGCGGTGTCCTTGCTTATACGGCAGCGAAGATGATGGTTGCTGAGAAGTTTATCGTTCCGTTTTTTGCCGAAAATCCGGTTGTCAAATGGATTGTTATTGCTGTAGTGGTTGCAGGCGTTCTAATTAGTGGTAAGATAAAAAAAGACAAACAATCAACAACAACAGCCTCTGCGTAA
- a CDS encoding fructosamine kinase family protein gives MSIPAQLLRKLAAYEVTIEEPVSGGDICEAAAVRINGERCFLKWRLNAPPGFFAWESRGLALLRNAHEKHRTGVYVPVVREADDDFLLLEWIEPGHKSGSAAKALGHGLAWQHRCTGESYGQEQGGFIGRLPQPKGQSDNWAKLYAEKRLGMFLHLGKQDWPSKRLHRLETLCAQINRWLNHNPLPSLLHGDLWSGNWMSTEDETGSTPVLIDPASSYGDREQDMAMTELFGGFPSAFYDAYNEVNPLDHAGYKERKPFYQLYYLLVHLMLFGESYGASVDRILQRYTK, from the coding sequence ATGAGCATACCCGCTCAGCTTCTTAGAAAACTTGCAGCATATGAGGTAACGATTGAGGAACCTGTAAGCGGAGGAGATATATGTGAAGCGGCAGCCGTACGCATCAATGGAGAGCGCTGCTTTCTCAAGTGGAGATTGAATGCTCCGCCAGGCTTTTTTGCCTGGGAGAGCCGTGGACTGGCGTTATTGCGCAATGCACATGAGAAACACCGTACCGGTGTATATGTACCGGTTGTTAGAGAAGCGGACGACGATTTCCTGCTGCTCGAATGGATCGAGCCTGGTCATAAATCAGGCAGCGCAGCTAAGGCGCTTGGACACGGGCTTGCTTGGCAGCATCGCTGTACGGGCGAAAGTTATGGACAGGAGCAGGGTGGCTTTATCGGTCGTCTGCCACAGCCGAAGGGACAGAGCGATAATTGGGCGAAGCTGTATGCTGAGAAGCGGTTGGGCATGTTCTTACATCTCGGAAAACAGGATTGGCCAAGCAAGCGGCTTCATAGGCTTGAGACTCTCTGTGCACAAATCAATCGCTGGCTTAACCACAATCCTCTTCCCTCCCTTCTGCACGGCGACCTATGGAGCGGCAACTGGATGAGCACAGAGGATGAGACCGGCTCTACGCCTGTATTGATCGATCCCGCGTCTTCCTATGGAGATCGCGAACAGGACATGGCAATGACCGAACTATTTGGAGGCTTTCCATCCGCATTTTATGATGCATATAATGAAGTGAATCCGCTTGACCATGCTGGCTACAAAGAGCGGAAGCCGTTCTATCAGCTCTATTATCTACTCGTTCATCTTATGCTTTTTGGCGAATCCTATGGTGCTTCTGTCGATCGTATTCTACAGCGTTATACCAAATAG
- a CDS encoding DEAD/DEAH box helicase, translated as MNSFIAFQLKPEILQGIADLYYKEPTPIQAQAIPLALEGKDVLGQAQTGTGKTAAFVIPMLQKLDPDKKDVQALVMTPTRELAIQIAEDIADLGKHMGISVLSLHGGQDIMRQISKLSKHVDIVVGTPGRILDHLRRETLHFGRIHTLVLDEADKMLEMGFVEEVEEIFIQTTHQKQVLLFSATVPDGVRRLAHRFMREPQIVRVEKKQMTAENTKESYYVVNQSEKLDVLMKLVGEARPYLAVIFANTKQRVNELVRRLQENGIEAEALHGDLSQKKREQVMDLFREAKFQYLVATDIAARGLDVEGITHVFNYDMPSDVESYIHRVGRTGRAGQEGEAISLISPRQKQWFDRFSRSISGGVEQKFLGGKKREERKVRRRVETAAEVTEQERQADERSAEKKPAAKPQGGRAKAQPAKVKPGYKKKIRLEKEKQQRKERRKSIQDSYKKRKKK; from the coding sequence ATGAATTCATTCATAGCTTTTCAGCTGAAGCCGGAGATTCTGCAAGGTATTGCAGATTTATATTATAAAGAGCCAACTCCAATTCAAGCACAGGCGATTCCGCTGGCCCTTGAAGGCAAAGATGTTCTCGGACAAGCGCAGACAGGTACAGGGAAGACGGCTGCATTCGTTATCCCTATGCTTCAGAAGCTTGACCCAGATAAAAAAGATGTACAGGCGCTTGTGATGACACCAACGCGCGAGCTGGCTATTCAAATTGCCGAAGACATTGCTGATTTAGGCAAGCATATGGGAATTAGCGTATTGTCGCTGCACGGTGGACAGGATATTATGCGCCAGATCAGCAAGCTCTCCAAGCATGTGGACATTGTTGTAGGAACCCCAGGTCGGATTCTTGACCATCTGCGCCGAGAGACGCTTCATTTTGGACGGATTCATACGCTGGTCCTTGACGAAGCCGATAAGATGTTGGAGATGGGCTTTGTAGAAGAGGTAGAAGAAATCTTTATCCAGACCACCCACCAGAAGCAGGTCCTTCTATTCTCGGCAACTGTTCCGGATGGTGTTCGCCGTCTGGCGCATCGTTTTATGCGGGAGCCGCAAATTGTGCGCGTTGAGAAAAAGCAGATGACAGCAGAGAATACGAAAGAATCCTATTATGTAGTCAATCAGAGCGAGAAACTGGACGTGCTGATGAAGCTTGTAGGAGAGGCTAGGCCTTATCTGGCAGTCATCTTTGCCAATACGAAGCAGCGGGTTAATGAGCTGGTTCGCCGTCTACAGGAGAACGGTATCGAAGCCGAAGCGCTGCACGGTGATCTTAGCCAGAAAAAGCGTGAACAGGTAATGGATCTTTTTCGTGAGGCGAAATTTCAATATCTTGTGGCAACGGATATTGCTGCCCGGGGATTGGATGTAGAGGGGATTACCCACGTATTCAACTATGACATGCCTTCAGATGTAGAAAGCTATATTCATCGTGTAGGTCGAACAGGACGTGCAGGACAAGAGGGGGAAGCCATCTCGCTCATCTCTCCGCGTCAGAAGCAGTGGTTCGATCGCTTTTCCCGCTCCATTAGCGGCGGTGTTGAGCAGAAGTTCTTAGGCGGTAAAAAACGCGAGGAACGCAAAGTGCGCCGGAGAGTCGAAACTGCTGCTGAGGTTACGGAACAGGAGCGGCAGGCAGATGAACGAAGCGCGGAGAAAAAGCCGGCGGCCAAGCCGCAGGGCGGACGTGCCAAGGCGCAGCCAGCCAAAGTAAAGCCTGGCTACAAGAAAAAAATCCGTCTGGAAAAGGAAAAACAGCAGCGTAAAGAGCGCCGTAAATCCATTCAGGATTCATATAAGAAAAGAAAGAAAAAATAA
- a CDS encoding PadR family transcriptional regulator, translating to MNALSYALLGMLARKACSGYELTQKLEIFWQAKHSQIYPLLTKLEQNGLVTFIHVEQTGKPDKKIYSITDKGTSLLREWIAESPAPPVIRDEFLAKVYSIRLTDPATAKRLFHERIESFEEKILFRRQDIEKMKKEYGQDIENMASKHFGRYLIFERKLRQEEEEIAWCRWALRLLDNTATEAT from the coding sequence ATGAATGCTTTAAGCTACGCTCTATTGGGTATGCTTGCACGTAAAGCATGCTCAGGTTATGAATTAACACAAAAGCTAGAAATATTCTGGCAGGCCAAGCACAGCCAAATCTATCCACTACTTACCAAGCTTGAACAAAATGGGCTTGTAACGTTTATTCATGTCGAACAGACGGGAAAACCTGATAAAAAGATATATTCCATTACAGACAAAGGCACGTCTTTACTTAGGGAGTGGATTGCCGAATCTCCCGCACCTCCGGTAATCCGGGATGAATTCCTTGCTAAAGTCTATTCCATCAGACTGACCGATCCTGCTACAGCAAAACGTCTGTTCCATGAGCGTATCGAAAGCTTTGAGGAAAAAATCCTGTTTCGTAGGCAGGATATTGAAAAGATGAAAAAAGAATACGGCCAAGATATCGAGAATATGGCCTCCAAGCATTTCGGACGCTATCTAATCTTTGAGCGGAAGCTGAGGCAGGAGGAAGAAGAGATTGCATGGTGCCGGTGGGCGCTCCGCTTACTCGATAACACAGCGACGGAGGCAACATAA
- the thiS gene encoding sulfur carrier protein ThiS, whose translation MTLTINGEVQNVPSTIVNVQQLLEYLHLADRIVVVEINRDILQKQQHTSTALTDGDIIELVHFVGGG comes from the coding sequence ATGACACTCACGATTAATGGCGAAGTGCAAAATGTACCAAGCACCATAGTAAATGTCCAACAACTGCTTGAATACCTGCATCTAGCCGATCGTATCGTCGTGGTGGAAATCAACCGCGACATCCTGCAAAAACAACAGCACACAAGTACAGCACTTACAGACGGTGACATAATTGAGCTTGTACATTTCGTTGGTGGAGGTTGA
- a CDS encoding MFS transporter has protein sequence MELSESKKKRARAITVFATFLAFMGIGVVDPILPSIAEQIGATKWQVEMLFTSYIFTMAIMMLPAGLLAGKFGDKPMMVTGLAIVTIFALLCGFSHTIMELSLFRAGWGLGNAFFFATAMTLLIALSSEVSSAIGLYEAAIGLGMAGGPLVGGILGGYTWRYPFIATGLLILAAFVMVSVLVKVPSQKQKRKTAGFKEMGHLFSYPPFLQGALAGMLYNYGFFTVLAYSPLVLKVSPIQLGLIFFGWGLCLAYGSAILSHKLERTYKPKRLLRYSLLVFSMFLFLLFFVKVVWIQIILIMLSGLVSGLNNALFTTHVMESSPYERGVTSGVYNFVRWMGAGFAPILSGVFGHMLFPQAPFGISGIVVLLGFAMMFLPIRSSDQVRNTVRN, from the coding sequence TTGGAGTTAAGTGAAAGTAAAAAGAAAAGAGCGAGAGCCATTACAGTGTTTGCTACATTTCTTGCATTTATGGGAATCGGTGTAGTCGATCCGATCCTGCCCTCGATTGCAGAACAGATTGGCGCTACCAAATGGCAAGTTGAAATGTTATTTACCTCTTATATTTTCACAATGGCGATCATGATGCTTCCGGCAGGTCTTCTGGCTGGAAAATTCGGTGATAAACCGATGATGGTAACGGGGCTTGCAATTGTTACGATATTTGCGCTGCTCTGCGGCTTCTCGCATACGATTATGGAACTGTCTCTCTTTCGCGCCGGTTGGGGATTGGGCAATGCCTTCTTCTTTGCCACAGCGATGACGCTTCTAATCGCGCTATCTAGTGAAGTTAGTTCCGCTATCGGCTTATATGAAGCTGCGATTGGACTGGGAATGGCGGGCGGACCGCTTGTTGGAGGGATTCTGGGCGGATATACGTGGCGCTATCCGTTTATTGCCACAGGGCTTTTGATTCTGGCTGCGTTTGTAATGGTTAGCGTCCTGGTGAAAGTGCCGTCGCAGAAGCAGAAGCGGAAAACAGCAGGGTTCAAAGAGATGGGCCACCTCTTCTCCTATCCGCCGTTTCTGCAGGGGGCGCTTGCAGGTATGCTGTATAATTACGGTTTTTTCACTGTATTGGCCTATTCGCCGCTCGTACTGAAGGTATCGCCGATTCAACTCGGGCTGATTTTCTTTGGTTGGGGTCTCTGTCTCGCATACGGCTCTGCCATTCTATCGCATAAGTTGGAGCGAACATATAAGCCGAAGCGTCTGCTTCGCTACAGTTTGTTAGTTTTCAGCATGTTCTTATTCCTGTTGTTCTTCGTTAAGGTAGTGTGGATACAGATTATCCTCATCATGCTCTCAGGACTCGTCTCCGGCTTGAATAATGCACTGTTCACAACGCATGTAATGGAGTCATCACCGTATGAGAGGGGCGTTACCTCTGGTGTATATAACTTCGTGCGTTGGATGGGCGCAGGCTTTGCCCCGATTCTATCCGGAGTTTTCGGACATATGCTCTTTCCGCAAGCCCCGTTTGGTATTTCCGGTATTGTCGTATTACTCGGTTTTGCAATGATGTTCCTGCCGATTCGAAGCTCGGATCAAGTGCGTAACACGGTGAGAAACTAG
- a CDS encoding M2 family metallopeptidase, with protein sequence MPSIDTFLASRLTQLENLSTAAAQAYWQATTTGEEQYEKQYVQYRQDLIRLFSNKDDYALLKEWLADEKNGYDVLLNRQLVLLGNEYLPNQPDAELLSAIVHKESEIEGAFTRFRASVNNQSVSDNEIQDILQNETDSSLRRQAWEASKQIGSQVAHSVIELVKLRNRCAQEVGFKNYYAMSLKLQELDGRDLFAILDSLEEKTTEPFRRMKQKLDEQLARKFNIASDNLMPWHYADPFFQGAPALEGVQLDPYFKEKNIITIAKRFFSDIGLDVEDIIERSDLFERPNKNQHAYCIAVDHSGDIRILANLRDNESWMSTLLHELGHGVYDKYIDRTLPYLLRTPAHTLTTEAIAMLMGRLTKDSEWLKLYADVPEQEALQLKEALEDYVSMSMLIFVRWGLVMVHFEHEMYHDPDQDLNALWWSLVERFQLITKPKDRNEPDWAAKIHIGTAPVYYQNYILGELMASQLHFMMLDELKNESYLQKKSTGSYLIRRIFHSGAQVPWYELLKNANGEGLNPDYFVKQFVR encoded by the coding sequence ATGCCATCGATTGATACATTCCTCGCCTCGCGTCTTACACAGCTCGAAAACTTATCTACAGCAGCCGCACAGGCATATTGGCAGGCTACAACCACCGGTGAAGAGCAATATGAAAAACAGTATGTACAATACCGACAGGACTTGATCCGCTTATTCTCTAATAAAGATGATTATGCATTACTAAAGGAATGGCTGGCCGATGAAAAAAACGGATACGATGTATTATTGAACCGCCAACTGGTACTGCTTGGGAATGAATACCTTCCAAACCAGCCAGATGCCGAGCTTCTTTCTGCGATCGTACATAAAGAAAGCGAAATCGAAGGTGCATTCACTCGCTTTCGTGCTTCCGTTAATAACCAGTCTGTATCCGATAACGAAATCCAGGATATATTACAAAACGAGACTGATTCCTCTCTCCGCCGCCAAGCATGGGAGGCAAGCAAACAGATTGGAAGTCAGGTAGCACACAGCGTGATCGAGCTTGTCAAACTGCGCAACCGCTGTGCTCAAGAAGTCGGCTTCAAAAATTATTATGCTATGTCGCTCAAATTACAGGAACTTGATGGACGGGATCTCTTCGCTATTCTCGACTCGCTAGAGGAGAAGACAACAGAGCCGTTCCGCCGTATGAAACAAAAGCTCGATGAGCAGCTAGCACGCAAATTCAACATTGCCTCAGATAATCTCATGCCGTGGCATTATGCCGATCCTTTCTTCCAAGGAGCTCCCGCTCTTGAGGGCGTGCAGCTCGATCCGTATTTTAAAGAGAAAAATATTATAACGATCGCCAAACGCTTCTTCAGCGATATCGGATTGGATGTAGAAGATATCATCGAGCGCAGTGACCTTTTTGAGCGACCGAACAAAAATCAGCACGCTTATTGTATTGCTGTTGATCACAGCGGAGATATACGTATCCTCGCCAATCTGCGTGATAACGAATCGTGGATGAGCACCTTGCTGCATGAGTTGGGGCATGGGGTTTATGACAAATACATCGACCGCACGCTCCCATACCTGCTGCGCACCCCGGCACATACACTAACCACAGAAGCGATTGCCATGCTGATGGGACGGCTGACTAAAGATTCCGAGTGGCTCAAGCTGTATGCTGACGTACCGGAACAGGAAGCGCTGCAATTAAAAGAAGCTCTCGAAGACTATGTAAGCATGAGCATGCTCATCTTCGTGCGCTGGGGTCTTGTCATGGTCCACTTCGAACATGAGATGTACCATGATCCCGATCAGGATTTGAATGCGTTATGGTGGTCGCTTGTGGAACGTTTTCAACTGATTACAAAACCTAAAGACCGTAATGAGCCGGATTGGGCCGCCAAAATCCATATCGGAACCGCACCTGTCTACTACCAGAATTATATTTTAGGTGAGCTTATGGCCTCCCAACTGCATTTCATGATGCTTGACGAGCTGAAGAATGAGTCATACCTGCAAAAGAAAAGCACCGGCTCCTACCTTATCCGCCGTATTTTTCATTCCGGCGCTCAAGTACCCTGGTATGAACTTCTCAAGAACGCTAACGGCGAAGGATTGAATCCTGATTACTTCGTAAAACAATTCGTACGATAA
- a CDS encoding thiamine phosphate synthase — MRHAFHVLSSGTQPLTVVCRIAAQIHPYVDLFHLREKEKTAKELWEWVQQITASGIPSAKLAINDRADIAQASGAAAIQATYHSMPAAVLRQLAPTQLLGVSVHSLSEAKAAEAAGADYVLYGHIFPSASKLGQPGRGLELLQEMAESIDLPVIALGGITPDRAADVLATGCTGIAALSAVMQSIDPVLSVKEFHQAIQDARVPPRYAWPPNREEKRK; from the coding sequence ATGCGGCATGCTTTTCACGTACTCAGCAGCGGCACGCAGCCGCTTACAGTCGTCTGCCGAATTGCGGCACAAATTCATCCGTATGTTGATCTTTTTCACCTGCGTGAGAAAGAGAAGACAGCCAAAGAACTGTGGGAATGGGTGCAACAAATAACAGCGTCTGGTATCCCCTCCGCTAAGCTCGCAATTAATGACCGTGCAGATATCGCACAAGCAAGCGGAGCGGCAGCCATCCAGGCCACCTACCATAGCATGCCAGCCGCCGTACTTCGCCAACTGGCTCCTACTCAATTACTTGGTGTATCTGTTCATAGTCTATCTGAAGCAAAAGCTGCTGAGGCGGCAGGGGCCGATTATGTACTATACGGACATATTTTCCCCTCCGCTTCAAAGCTTGGCCAGCCGGGTCGTGGACTTGAACTACTTCAAGAGATGGCCGAAAGCATCGACTTGCCTGTCATTGCGCTTGGAGGTATTACACCAGATCGTGCGGCGGATGTGCTTGCAACTGGATGTACGGGTATTGCAGCATTATCCGCCGTTATGCAGTCGATCGATCCGGTACTTTCTGTGAAGGAATTTCATCAGGCTATCCAGGATGCGCGCGTACCCCCCAGGTATGCGTGGCCTCCTAACAGGGAGGAAAAAAGAAAATGA
- a CDS encoding GNAT family N-acetyltransferase, with product MKIKRKQQDTFRKIWLYRLKNNKTMILRQAMEEDARHIIHRLHRVLDDGIYLEEEKETMNSAEEEAALIGRMKQEGSLYAVAEFGEVIAGVAQIKRGTLEMNRHIGTFRIWLGPEFQGYGIGSKLMDYALQWAEHQKLEKVCLDVFADNERAIEMYKKYGFVIEGRRKAQFILDDKHVDEVFMSKFM from the coding sequence ATGAAGATCAAAAGAAAACAACAGGATACGTTTCGGAAAATCTGGCTATATCGTTTAAAAAATAATAAAACCATGATACTCAGACAGGCGATGGAAGAAGATGCGCGACATATTATTCATCGTCTGCATCGTGTGCTTGATGACGGTATCTACCTAGAAGAAGAAAAAGAGACGATGAACAGCGCAGAAGAGGAGGCCGCTTTAATTGGCCGCATGAAGCAGGAGGGGAGTCTGTACGCTGTGGCTGAATTTGGAGAAGTCATTGCTGGTGTGGCACAAATTAAGCGCGGCACTTTAGAGATGAATCGCCATATAGGTACATTTCGTATTTGGCTTGGACCGGAATTTCAGGGCTATGGCATCGGGTCGAAGCTGATGGATTATGCACTGCAATGGGCCGAGCATCAGAAGCTAGAGAAGGTGTGCCTTGATGTATTTGCGGATAACGAACGAGCCATTGAGATGTACAAGAAGTACGGCTTTGTTATTGAAGGTCGCCGCAAGGCCCAGTTTATCCTAGATGATAAGCATGTAGATGAAGTATTCATGAGCAAATTCATGTAA
- the thiO gene encoding glycine oxidase ThiO — protein MNTYDVIIVGGGVIGVSIAYQLSKRGKKVAVLERDTIGAHASSAAGGMLGAQVEFTEPGPLVDLSLRSRAMFKELAEELRAASDIDIGLNESGMLRIAWTTEEAAALKQRGCWQQTHGLRADWLDQPDVIKMEPKVSREIAGALYLPDDTQVSAPDLTRAFAVAAARHGAELVEHCEVLHIEQEGEHVTGIVTSRGKWTAKQYVLAAGAWSGRIAHMLGLTLAVFPIKGEAFSVLSMRQPVQKTMYADGCYIVPKDGNRLLIGASSADCGFDSRLTIDGLQALMAKAIRLLPELKNCPLEKAWASLRPQTEDGMPYCGPIASYANVLAATGHYRNGILLSPLTGKIIADMVTGDAHATL, from the coding sequence ATGAATACGTATGATGTGATTATTGTCGGGGGCGGAGTCATCGGCGTCTCTATCGCCTATCAGCTCTCTAAGCGTGGAAAAAAGGTCGCTGTCTTGGAACGGGACACGATCGGTGCGCACGCTTCAAGTGCGGCAGGAGGCATGCTCGGTGCTCAAGTAGAATTTACCGAACCAGGACCGCTCGTTGATCTGTCGCTCAGAAGCCGGGCGATGTTCAAGGAATTGGCAGAAGAGCTTAGGGCGGCGTCCGATATTGATATCGGCTTAAATGAATCCGGGATGCTTCGTATTGCTTGGACCACCGAGGAGGCCGCAGCTCTTAAGCAGCGCGGTTGCTGGCAGCAAACACACGGCCTTCGTGCTGACTGGCTGGACCAGCCGGATGTGATTAAGATGGAACCTAAAGTAAGCCGTGAGATTGCCGGAGCTCTGTATCTGCCAGATGATACCCAGGTTTCTGCACCTGATTTAACGAGAGCCTTTGCAGTTGCCGCCGCCCGCCATGGAGCGGAGCTTGTGGAACATTGTGAAGTGCTTCATATCGAACAGGAGGGCGAGCATGTTACTGGCATCGTGACTTCGCGCGGTAAATGGACGGCAAAACAATATGTTCTAGCCGCCGGAGCCTGGAGCGGACGCATCGCACATATGCTTGGTCTGACTCTTGCCGTCTTTCCGATTAAAGGCGAGGCTTTCTCTGTCCTATCAATGCGGCAGCCCGTACAAAAAACAATGTATGCCGACGGCTGCTATATCGTACCCAAAGATGGCAATCGTCTACTGATTGGAGCCTCGTCTGCTGATTGCGGATTTGACAGCCGTCTGACTATCGATGGGCTGCAGGCGCTCATGGCAAAAGCCATTCGACTCCTGCCTGAACTTAAGAACTGCCCGTTAGAAAAAGCATGGGCCAGTCTACGTCCACAAACAGAGGACGGTATGCCATATTGCGGCCCGATCGCTTCCTATGCGAATGTATTGGCCGCTACCGGACATTATCGCAATGGAATTCTTCTCAGTCCGCTTACCGGAAAGATCATCGCTGATATGGTAACAGGAGATGCACACGCAACCTTATAA
- a CDS encoding class I SAM-dependent methyltransferase, which yields MQKYLFQQFFNKITSVSFQVNFWDGTTEMYGKGTPRFTLTFHKKLPFSLFIKQPSVAFGEAYMDKSIELEGEIEELIRAATSNRSMIWTEKLALLPKRSGHKQKENVQHHYDVGNDFYSLWLDETMSYSCAYFKTPEDTLEQAQLQKIDHVLKKLQLKEGETLLDIGSGWGWLIIRAAQQYGVKAMGITLSEEQFKKTKERIAQLGLIGQVEVELMNYQDLPKTRRVFNKIASVGMFEHVGQSHYPDFLKTVQTLLTDGGLMLLHTITHMKEEPGDPWIEKYIFPGGYIPALREIMHLLPDYDMHTIDVESLRMHYAMTLDRWAERFDQSEEKVRAMYDEKFVRMWRLYLRSSAAFFRMGGLSIHQILFSKGINNELPLTRKYQYTDEK from the coding sequence ATGCAAAAGTATTTGTTTCAACAGTTTTTTAACAAAATTACTTCTGTTTCTTTCCAAGTTAATTTCTGGGACGGTACAACCGAAATGTACGGCAAAGGAACCCCGCGTTTTACGTTAACTTTTCATAAAAAACTCCCGTTTAGTTTGTTTATAAAACAACCATCTGTAGCCTTTGGTGAAGCGTATATGGACAAAAGCATTGAGCTTGAGGGTGAGATTGAAGAGTTGATACGTGCGGCCACATCGAATCGCAGCATGATATGGACTGAGAAGCTTGCTCTACTTCCAAAGCGAAGCGGACACAAGCAAAAGGAAAATGTACAACATCATTATGATGTGGGCAATGACTTCTACTCTCTGTGGCTCGATGAGACAATGAGCTATTCCTGCGCTTATTTCAAAACGCCTGAAGATACGCTGGAGCAAGCGCAGCTCCAAAAAATCGACCATGTATTGAAAAAACTGCAGCTCAAAGAGGGAGAGACATTACTTGATATCGGAAGCGGGTGGGGATGGCTGATCATACGTGCTGCACAGCAATATGGTGTCAAAGCGATGGGCATTACCTTAAGTGAAGAGCAGTTTAAGAAGACGAAGGAGAGAATTGCCCAACTTGGCCTTATCGGACAGGTAGAGGTTGAGTTGATGAATTATCAGGATCTTCCCAAGACTAGAAGAGTGTTCAATAAAATTGCCAGTGTAGGCATGTTTGAGCATGTTGGTCAAAGCCACTATCCCGACTTCTTGAAAACCGTTCAAACGCTTCTTACAGACGGAGGGCTCATGCTTTTGCATACCATTACACATATGAAAGAGGAACCGGGTGATCCGTGGATTGAGAAGTATATCTTCCCCGGTGGTTATATTCCCGCGCTTAGGGAAATCATGCACCTGCTTCCTGATTATGATATGCATACAATTGATGTGGAAAGTTTGCGCATGCATTACGCGATGACGCTTGATCGGTGGGCTGAGCGTTTCGACCAAAGTGAGGAGAAAGTACGCGCGATGTATGATGAGAAGTTTGTTCGTATGTGGCGGTTGTACTTGCGTTCAAGTGCGGCTTTTTTCAGAATGGGCGGTCTCTCTATTCATCAGATTCTCTTTTCCAAAGGAATCAATAACGAGTTGCCGCTTACGAGAAAGTATCAATACACAGATGAAAAATAG
- a CDS encoding thiazole synthase produces MLTIGPYTFSSRLLLGTGKFADFDIQRRAVDVSETEILTFAVRRMNIYDPAQPNFLEQLDLKKYKLLPNTAGASTAEEAVRIARLARASGLCDMIKVEVIADMKTLLPDPLATLEATKVLVEDGFIVLPYTNDDPVLARHLQEAGAHAVMPGASPIGSGQGILNPLHLSIIIEEARVPIIIDAGIGTPSDVAIAMELGADGVLLNTAVAGAADPVKMAEAMMLAAKAGRLGYEGGRIPRKRYAQASSPMEGMSM; encoded by the coding sequence ATGCTCACAATTGGACCTTATACTTTCTCATCCCGACTCCTGCTTGGCACAGGCAAATTTGCGGATTTTGATATCCAGCGCCGTGCCGTGGATGTCTCGGAAACAGAGATTCTTACTTTCGCGGTACGCCGGATGAATATTTATGACCCGGCACAACCGAATTTTTTAGAACAGCTTGATCTGAAGAAATACAAGCTCCTGCCTAATACAGCCGGAGCAAGCACTGCGGAAGAAGCGGTACGCATTGCACGTCTTGCTCGTGCTTCAGGCTTGTGCGATATGATTAAAGTCGAAGTCATCGCAGATATGAAAACCCTCCTGCCTGATCCGCTTGCAACTTTAGAGGCAACAAAAGTTCTTGTCGAAGATGGATTTATCGTTCTTCCCTATACGAATGATGATCCTGTGCTAGCGCGTCATCTACAGGAAGCAGGCGCTCATGCAGTCATGCCTGGCGCCTCCCCGATCGGCAGCGGCCAAGGTATTCTCAATCCGCTTCATTTAAGCATCATCATTGAGGAAGCACGCGTTCCGATTATTATCGATGCAGGGATTGGAACTCCATCCGATGTAGCGATTGCCATGGAGCTTGGGGCTGATGGCGTTCTGCTTAATACAGCCGTAGCCGGTGCCGCCGATCCAGTTAAAATGGCAGAAGCGATGATGCTTGCGGCCAAAGCAGGGCGGCTAGGCTATGAAGGAGGGCGAATTCCAAGAAAACGGTATGCGCAGGCAAGCAGTCCAATGGAAGGCATGAGCATGTAA